A region of Enoplosus armatus isolate fEnoArm2 chromosome 14, fEnoArm2.hap1, whole genome shotgun sequence DNA encodes the following proteins:
- the bag1 gene encoding BAG family molecular chaperone regulator 1: MSEQTITVTVAYGSTKHSITLTCQDDGKGPTVKDLSDALSQATGVPQTSQKLIFKGKSLKDVEESLSSYGIKEGCKLMLIGKRNSPEEEAELKKLKDIEKSVEQTAKKLEKVDGELTGLKNGFLAKDLQAEALGKLDHRVKIAAEQFMKILEQIDTMTLPDNFNDCRMKKKGLVKTVQDFLAQCDKIEACISDHLSKIQSKNLALAD; encoded by the exons atgtcagAGCAAACGATTACAGTGACAGTCGCATACG GATCTACAAAGCACAGCATCACATTAACTTGTCAGGATGATGGCAAGGGCCCCACTGTCAAAGACCTGTCAGATGCCCTCAGTCAAGCTACTGGAGTTCCACAAACCTCACAGAAACTCATCTTTAAAG GAAAATCGCTGAAGGATGTGGAGGAGAGTCTGTCCAGCTATGGAATAAAAGAAGGCTGCAAACTCATGTTGATTGGAAAGCGG AACAGTCCTGAGGAAGAAGCTGAGCTGAAGAAGCTGAAAGACATTGAGAAATCTGTGGAACAGACGGCTAAAAAGCTTGAGAAGGTAGACGGGGAGTTGACTGGACTCAAGAAT GGCTTCTTGGCCAAAGACCTCCAGGCAGAAGCGTTGGGTAAACTAGACCACAGAGTGAAAATAGCAGCTGAACAGTTCATGAAGATCCTGGAGCAAATTGATACTATG ACTCTCCCAGACAATTTCAATGACTGCAGAATGAAGAAAAAGGGACTTGTAAAGACAGTGCAG gATTTCCTGGCCCAGTGTGACAAGATCGAGGCTTGTATATCAGACCACCTATCGAAGATCCAGTCAAAAAACCTTGCTCTGGCAGACTAG
- the myl12.2 gene encoding myosin, light chain 12, genome duplicate 2 translates to MSSKRAKGKNTKKRPQRATSNVFAMFDQSQIQEFKEAFNMIDQNRDGFIDKEDLHDMLASLGKNPTDEYLETMMNEAPGPINFTMFLTMFGEKLNGTDPEDVIRNAFACFDEEGTGVIQEEYLRELLTTMGDRFTDEEVDELFREAPIDKKGNFNYVAFTRILKHGAKDKDD, encoded by the exons ATGTCGAGCAAAAGGGCCAAGGGAAAGAACACCAAGAAGCGTCCTCAGCGGGCCACCTCCAACGTGTTCGCTATGTTTGACCAGTCTCAAATTCAGGAGTTCAAGGAGGCCTTCAACATGATCGACCAAAACAGGGACGGTTTTATTGACAAAGAAGACCTTCATGACATGCTGGCCTCATTAG GTAAGAACCCCACAGATGAGTACCTGGAGACAATGATGAATGAAGCGCCAGGCCCAATCAACTTCACCATGTTTCTGACCATGTTCGGAGAGAAGCTGAACGGCACAGATCCTGAGGATGTGATCCGTAACGCTTTTGCCTGCTTTGACGAGGAGGGCACAG GTGTGATCCAGGAGGAGTATCTGCGGGAGCTGCTCACGACGATGGGTGACAGGTTTACAGATGAAGAAGTGGACGAGCTCTTCCGAGAGGCGCCCATCGACAAGAAAGGCAACTTCAACTATGTAGCATTCACACGCATACTAAAGCACGGCGCAAAGGACAAAGATGATTAG